A region of the Stutzerimonas stutzeri genome:
TTGCGGCGAAGCCATCGATGAACGCCCCAATCTCGCCCAGGCGTGAAGGACCTACGCTGGCGGGCAGCTGCAGCCAGAATGGTGTAACCCTCTGGCCCAGAGGCACGAGCAACTGCTGAAAGGCGTGCGCCAAGTCCAGCGCCGCGTGCAGATCATCAGCTTGACTGACATCCCGCGGAAACTTGGCGCAAAAGCGAAAGCCGTCAGGCATCTGGCCAGCCCAACGCAAGACCTTCTCCTGCGAAGGCCACGCATAGAGCGTGGTATTGCCCTCAACCGTATTGAAGATCGAGCAGTAGCTGGCTAGAAAGTCCGATGCACGCGTATCCGCCGGATACATCGAGCCTAGCCAGGCACTCTCATTCCAGGACGGACAACCGAGGTAATAGGGAAGCTTTGACAGATCGAACCGCCTCAGGCGTAGAGGTCGAGCCCGAGCACTTCGGTACCGTCAGGAGCGACGGTGAAGCTAGCCGTACTGGCGTAGCTCGCCAGCGCCTGGGCGACGCGACCGGACAATGGACGCTCTGGCTGAGGTTCGTCGTAGCGGAACGCTGAGTAGCGCTCGACCAAGGCACTTGAGTTGACCCGCTGCTGGGGGCGCTCGGCCTGGGGTTGGTAATCCTGCCCGGCGGAGCGACTGTCGATACCACGCTGCGCCTGTGCGACACGCTGCGTTTCCCCATAGCTATCCGCCGCCCTACCGGTACGGGCAGAACGATCTGTTGAATAGGGAACAGGAAAGGAACTTTCGACGCGCATGATTCGACTCGATCAAAGGCCCAGCGACTCTAACGGGCAGCCAAGGCTTTGGCAACGCCCCTCGTCATTTGATCCCTTTGGGCGTAGCAACATTGTCACGCAGGTAGACTGGCTGGGCCTGATCAGCCTCCAGCGCCTCGCCGCGCTGCCAGGCGAATGTCGCCAGTTGCAGCAGATCCTCGGCATGGGGAAGCATGCCGGCATCATGCCCACGTACGGCCGCGGTTATCCGCTCGGCGTAACCCCAGCCGGTGCCGGCGCCAAACCAGTCGTCCCCCGCATCACGTGGCAGCACAGCCTGCTCGGGAGGCAGCACTGCCTCGCAGCCGACCAGTTGCATTTCCCCAGCTTGCTCGCGGTAGCAGCCCCAATAGACCTCGTCCATGCGTGCGTCTATAGCGGTTGCGACCTGTGCCGCTCCGTGCTCGCGCCAGGTGCGCTGGGCGATAGTTGCGAGCGTGGAAACCGGCAGTACCGGGCGCTGCAGCGCAAATGCCAGCCCCTGCACGACACCGATGGCGATTCGCACACCGGTAAACGCACCTGGCCCCCGCCCAAAGGCGATCGCATCCACCGCCGACAGCGCAACCCCGGCCTCGCCGAGTAGCGTCTGCACCATAGGCAGCAGCCGCTGGGCATGCAGGCGCGGAATCACTTCGTAATGACTCAGCACCCTGCCGTCGTGCAACAGGGCGACTGAGCAGGCTTCGGTGGCGGTATCCAGGGCCAGCAGAGTGGTCATCGGGTCGGTCCAGTCGGTAAAAAGGCGCCGATTCTAACGTATTCGCGAAGCGGGTTCTTTCGCGCTCGTCCTGACCTCCGGGCAAAAAAATGCCCGTATCTTTCGATACGGGCATTTTCATCGGTTCCTGCAAGGCTGTGCTGATCAGCTAAGCGCAGCAAACACCTTGGCAGTGATTTCGTCCACCGAACCGACGCCTTCGATACAGCTGTACTTCGGCGTGCCTTCGGCAGCTGCCAGGCTCTGGTAGAAATCCACCAACGGCTTGGTCTGCGCATGGTAGACAGACAGGCGATGACGCACGGTTTCTTCCTTGTCGTCTTCACGCTGGATCAGCTCTTCGCCGCTCTCGTCGTCCTTGCCAGCAACCTTCGGCGGGTTGTGCTCTGTGTGGTAGACACGACCCGAAGCCGGGTGCACACGACGACCCGCGATACGGCCGACGATTTCCTCGTCGTCCACAGCGATCTCGATAACGTTGTCGATGCGTACGCCGGCTTCCTTCAGGGCTTCCGCCTGCGGAATGGTGCGCGGGAAACCATCGAACAGAAAGCCATTGGCGCAATCCGGCTGAGCGATACGTTCTTTGACCAGATTGATGATCAGGTCATCGGAGACCAGGCCGCCTGCATCCATCACGCTTTTGGCTTTCAGACCCAGCTCGGTGCCGGCCTTGACGGCTGCACGCAGCATGTCGCCCGTGGAGATCTGCGGAATACCGAATTTTTTGGTAATGAAGCCAGCCTGAGTACCTTTTCCGGCACCGGGTGCTCCCAGCAGAATCACACGCATGATGAGTCCTCGAGTTTCTTAGAAGGGGGTGACTCTGCCAGCGGGCCGGCTCGGCTCATCGCTGGCGAATCAAAAATTCTGGTTTGCCGCCATGCGACAAAAGGTTGAACACGATACACAGCGCACCGGGGCGGCACAAGCCGTCCCGAAAACGTCTATCGAGCCTCATAAATGTCACGATTCGACGCGAGCTCCGGCTAACAGGCCGATCACGCCCGACGATTAGCCGGGCAACGGCTGAACGTTATCCGGTGTTGCGCAGGCCTGCGGCGATGCCCGCCACGCTAACCAACAGGGCCTGCTCGAGCGGGCTCTCGGCCGGGCTTTGGCACTGCCTGGAACGGGCGAGCAGCTCGATCTGTAGCAGGTGCAACGGATCGAGGTAAGTGTTGCGCAAGCTAAACGCTTCCTGGGTCTTCGGGCTGTGATCGAGTAGATCGACCTGGCCTGTCACACTGAGTACAGCGCCCACCACCTGCGACAATCGGTCACGCAAATCGCCACCCAGAGACAGCAGCTCCGGTTGCACCAGGCGTTCGTCGTAACGCCGCGCGATATCCGCATCGGCCTTGGCCAGCACCATTTCCAGCATATCGATTCGCGTGCTGAAAAACGGCCAGCGTGCGCGCATCTCCGCCAGTCGCTCACCTTCTCCGCGCTCCAACGCGCCATGCAGTGCCTGTTCCCAGCCAAGCCAGGCAGGCAACATCAGCCGAGTCTGGGTCCAGGCAAAGATCCACGGAATGGCTCGCAAGCTCTCCACCCCACCCTCTCGGCGCTTGGACGGACGACTGCCCAACGGCAGACGGCCCAGTTCGAGTTCGGGTGTCGCCTGGCGGAAATAGTCGACGAACAGCGGATGTTCGCGCACCACGCCGCGATAGGCCGCCACACCCTCGGCGGCGAGACGCTCCATGGTTTCACGCCATCCCGGCTCCGGCATCGGGGGCGGCAACAATGTCGCCTCGAGCACGGCGGCAAGGTACAGGTTGAGATTATGTTCGGCGATATCCGGCAGCCCGAACTTGAAGCGAATCATCTCGCCCTGTTCGGTGGTGCGGAAACGTCCCGCAACCGAGCCCGGCGGCTGCGAAAGGATTGCCGCATGCGCCGGACCGCCACCACGCCCGACAGTACCGCCACGGCCATGGAACAGCAGCAGTTCGACATCATGCTCCCGGCACACCTCTACCAGCTGCTCCTGAGCACGATACTGAGCCCAGGCGGCGGCAGTAGTGCCCGCGTCCTTGGCGGAGTCGGAGTAGCCGATCATCACCTCCTGCGGGCCATGCAAACGCTGTCGATAGCCCGGCAACGCGAGCAGTCGGTCGATGATTGGTGCAGCATTGTTCAGGTCGTCCAGGGTCTCGAACAGCGGCACCACACGCATTGGCCGCTGCAGGCCCGCCTCTTTGAGCAGGAGTTGCACGGCGAGCACGTCGGAGGCCGCGTGTGCCATGGATATAACGTAAGAGCCCAGTGAAGACGCAGGAGCCTCAGCGATTACTGCACAAGTGGCCAGCACCTCGGCGGTGTCAGCCGACGGGTGATAATGCGCCGGCAACAGCGGCCGGCGATTGCCCAGCTCATGTTGGAGCCAGTCCAGCCGACGCTGCTCGTCCCATTGCTGATAGTCGCCCAAGCCTAGGTAGTCAGTGATTTCCGCGAGCGCTGCGGCATGGCGAGCGGCGTCCTGGCGGATATCCAGGCGCACCAGGAACAGTCCGAATACAGCCAGGCGCCGCAGGCAATCGAGCAGCGCGCCATCGGCTATCACGCCCATACCGCAAGCATGCAAGGAGCGATAGCACAGTTCCAGCGGCCGACGCAGTTCCACGCAATCCTGCAGCACTTCCGCCGGTGCCGGCTGGCCATGCTCGATGGCGGCACGCGCCCACTCGCGCGTCGCGCGCAATCGCTGGCGCAGCGGCTTGAGCAGCACCCGATAAGGCTCGGCCGAATCGCCAGTCTGGCGTAACAGCTCTTCGCAGGCTTCGCTCATGGACAACGCGGTAATCAACCCCTCTATCTCGCGCAGATAAAGGTCCGCCGCCACCCAGCGAGCAGTCAGCAATACCTCGCGGGACACCATCGCTGTCACGTTCGGATTGCCGTCGCGGTCGCCGCCCATCCAGGACGCGAAACGGATCGGCGCGGCTTCCAGTGGCAGATGCAGGCCGGTCAGGCGGCGCAGCGTCGCATCCGTCTGACGAAGTACGTTGGGCACAGCCTTCCATAGAGAATTCTCAATGGCGGCAAAACCCCATTTCGCTTCCTCCACCGGTGTCGGCCGATTGCGCCGAATCTCCTCGGTGTGCCAGACCTCGGCGATCACGCGCTGCAGCTGCAGTTCGATTCCCGCCTGCTCGGCTGCCGATAGATCGGTGTGGTCTCGTGCCGCCAACTGCTCGGCAATGGCGTCGTATTTCTGGATCAGTGTGCGCCGAGACACCTCGGTGGGGTGAGCGGTGAGTACCAGCTCGATGTCCAGACGACTCACTTGTCGCGCCAGGAACTCGTCGTCGTGCCCGGCGGCTTTCAAACGTTCGAGCAAATCGGGGAATACGCCGATTTCGAAGGGTGCCGGATCGTCTGCGCTGCGACGCCGCACCTGGTGGTACTGCTCGGCGATATTGGCCAGATTGAGGAACTGGTTGAACGCCCGGGTCATCGGCAGCAGTTCGTTCTCGTCGAGACTATCCAGAGTCTCGGCCAACAGTTGCGCGCCCTCGGCCGATCCCCTGCGGGCCGCCTTGGCGCCCTTGCGAATGCGCTCGATCTTGTCGAAGAACTGATCTCCGTGCTGCGCACGGATGGTGTTCCCGAGCAGTTCGCCGAGCAGGTGTACGTTGTCGCGCAAGCGCGCATCAATGATTTTCGCCATGACCTATTTGCTCCTCCCGCCAATGCCGCCGCCCCACGCGTGCCGCATACGCGCGGCATGCGCGACTGACTCGCCGCTTTTGATCAGACGCACCGCGGAGAAAACGATCCTGAACGGCTACGCTGAAATTACCTCCAACCAGAGTGCCCACCACGCTCGGCCCTGACAAGGCATCAATGCGGCGGAGCATTTTGGCGCAGGCACGATTGCACAAGTCATTACCGCCCGTCAGCGTGGGCGAAGGAGTAATCATGAGAATTTCCGAGCTTGTCAGCCATTGGGAAAGGGATGCCAAAGGCCGCATGAGCCAGACCAGCTACAACATTCCGCTGGATGTCGAGAGCGCTGCAAGGCTCGCGGCGCTCGCCGAGATGTACCCCAAGCGCAGCACCGAAGCGCTGCTCGGCGAACTGGTCGGTGCGGCGCTCGAGGCGGTCGAAACCAGCTTGCCGTACGTGCGCGGTACCCAGGTGATCGCTACCGACGAGCAGGGCGACCCGGTTTACGAAGACGTCGGCCCTACCCCGCGCTTCCTCGAACTCTCGCGCAGACATCTGCAGCAGATGCTCAATGAGGAGTCGCAGTCTTGATGTTGATCTTGCCGGTAATAACCACCGGCTAGCATTCCAACCCGGCGCCCGATACGGGCGCCTGTATCTCGAAGGCTAGGCCGTGAAAGTCCCTCCCGCCTAGACGCTCTGCGCTGCCGCAGCAGCACTCCGGTGTCCGTCTGCTCGTTTACAACCGCTCTAGCTCGCCAACTTTGACGGAACGATTGGCGCCGTTTGGCCTCACAAAAATATGTCCCGACATCGGTAGTGCCCTAATCAGCCCACTGCATGACCAGGGACGGTAGCTATCCGTAATGCAATCGCACTGGAGACTGACCATGAACAAAGCTGTCGCAAACCACGCTTCGAGATTTCAGCTACCCAAGCTGGCAGCCATTGCGCTTGGCGGCCTGCTATTGACGGCATGTGCCGGCAACCCACCGACCGAGCAGTTCGCCGTGACTGAGTCGGCAGTGCGCAGCGCAGTCAGCGCCGGCGGCACCGAGTTCGCCGCAGTGGAAATGCGCGCCGCACAGGAAAAATGGAAAGAGGCCGAAATGGCCATGCAGAAAGAGGACTACGAGCGTGCCCGCAAGCTGGCCGAACAGGCTGAGTGGGATGCCCGAGTCGCTCAACGTAAAGCCGAAGCAGCCAAGGCTCAAAAGGCCGTCGACGACGCGCAGCAGGGTATCCGCGAGCTACGCGAAGAAGGCATGCGCAGCGTTCGCTAATGCGCGCCCAGGTTCGACATTCCATTTACAGCAGCAAAGGATGAACTCGTCATGCATAAGCTCGTAACCCTACCCACTATGCTGGCTCTGAGCATTGGCTTGGTGGCCTGTGCAACTCAGCCCAACGAAAACCTGGAAGAAGCGCGTAGCAGCTTCTCAGCCCTACAGAGTGATGCACGCGCCAGCAAGGTCGCGGCCCTGGAAACTCAAGACGCCAGCAACATGCTGGACAAGGCGAACAAGGCCTACCTGGACGATGCCGACAAAGAGACCGTAGATCAGCTGGCTTACCTGACCAAACGCCGCATCGAACTGGCTGAGCAGACCATCGCGCTGCGTGCAGCGGAGCAGGATCTGGGCAAGGCCTCGGCACAACGAGCCGAAGCCCGCCTCGAAGCCCGCGATGCGCAGATCCGCAAGCTGCAGGAAGACATGCAGGCCAAGCAGACCGAGCGCGGTACCCTGGTAACCTTCGGTGATGTGCTGTTCGATTATGATCGCGCCGAGTTGAAACCCGGCGGCATGCGTAGCGTGCAGAAACTTGCTGAGTTCCTGATCGACAACCCCGAGCGCAAGGTGATCGTCGAGGGCTACACCGACAGCACCGGCTCTGCGGAGTACAACCAGCGCCTGTCTGAGCGTCGTGCCGACTCGGTACGCATGGCACTGGTGAAGATGGGAGTCGATGCGCAGCGCATCGTGTCCCAGGGCTACGGCAAGGAATACCCTGTCGCCAGCAATAGCGACTCGTCCGGCCGTGCGATGAATCGTCGCGTGGAAGTGACCATCTCCGACGATAACAAGCCTGTGGCACCGCGCTCTTCGATGCGCTGATCCAGCGTAACAAGGCAAACGAACGCTCCCGACGCCATCAACGCGTCGGGAGCGTTTTCGTTTTCAGCACATAAGCAAACGGTCAAGCCAAGCGGCGGCTCAACGTAGCAAGCCAGCAGGCACCTGCTCTTCCATGCAGCGCACCGCGCGCTTCTTGTTGTCCACCAACACACCGGTCAAGCCTTTCTGTTCGGTATCGAACAGCACCAGCACGCCATCAATACACTGGGCCACCTGCGAAGCCGGCTTCAGCGACACACGATAGTCTTCGCCGGGCACGGTCTTGAGCATGGTGTAGTCAGCCAGCAGCAACGCATCTTCAGGCTTGGCGATATGCACATAGCCGTAATAAGTCAGTACGGCGACCGTAGCAAACACGCTGCCGATGGCGGTGAGGATCAAGGGAATGGGATTGCGTTCGGACATGGACGATCTCATCGAGGCAAAGAGGCGTATTGTGGCAAATTCGGACGTGACACAGGCCGCTCATTTACCGCCAGCGCGGGTTTCTCCGCGGGCCTGATAGGTCGCCTCGTAAACCCGCTCGGCCAGGCGCGAGAACGGCAGACTCTGGATCCATACGCTGCCGGTGCCCTTGAGGGTGGTAAGCAGCAGCCCTTCCCCGCCGAACAACATGCTTCTGAGGCCGCCAGCGAGCTGAATGTCATAGTCGATACCCGGGGTAAAGGCGACCAGGCAGCCGGTGTCCAGACGCAGGGTTTCGTTATTCAGCTCTTTGCGAATCACCGTACCGCCGGCATGTACGAAGGCCAGCCCGTCGCCATCCAGACGCTGCAAAATGAAGCCCTCACCACCGAAGAACCCGGCGCCGATACGCTTGCTGAAGCTGATGCCGATACGCGTACCGTAGGCCGCACAGAGAAAAGCGTCCTTCTGGCAGATGAGTTGCCCGCCGAGCGCGGCGAGATCTACCGGCACTACCGTCCCGGGATACGGCGCGGCAAACGCCACGCGGGCTTTGCTCTTGCCCTGATTGGTGAAGTGCGTGAGGAACAACGACTCGCCGGTGATCATCCGCTTGCCCATGCCCAACAGCTTGCCGAGCACACCGCTCGCCGAGCCATCGCCCATGCGTGCTTCGAAGCGCACGCCATCGGTCATGTAGTTCATCGCACCGGCCTCGGCGATCACCGTCTCGCCGGGATCGAGGATGATTTCCACGCTCTGCGCGGATTGCCCGAGGATTTCGTATTCGAGTTCGTGACTGGCCACGGCGAGTTCCTGATCCTGTGATTGCAGCGCGACGAGAGCGGCCTTGGCCTGCCCCTCGCCTACTTGCGCCCGAGAGTGCGCAGGATACGCAGGAACAGGTTGATGATGTCCATATAGAGCGCCGCGGCACTGTCGATGGCGTTGTCCAGCGTCTTGGGAATCTGGTTTGCCCGCCCCCAGTCGACGCCCACGTAGCCGCAGAAGATCAGCACGACGATCCAATCGATCACGCCATGGTGGATGCCGAGGATGAACACCTCGACCAGCTCGACGACGATCACCAACAGCAACGCCACCGTCAGCGCGCCAGCGATGCTGGCGAAGAACTTTGGAAACAGCGTACCCAGCAGCATCATGCCCAGGGTAACCAGCGCGGTGATGCGTATCGCCTCATGCACCAGAGAGGCGTCGTAGCGGCTCACCACCAGGTTGACGATGAGCCCGAACGGCACCACGACCAGGTTGTAACCCAGAAAACTTACCCATGGCTGGTTGGAACGATGGAACAGCCAGGCGCCGGTGAGGCAGCTAGCGAAATAGCCACCGAAGAACAGCCAGGGATGGATGCTACGAATGGCCTCGACCGGGATGTTACCAACCATCCACCAGTTGACCCAGAAGCCCCAGCAAAGCGTGAGGCCGATGACGAGGTTGTAGGCGGCGGGCGAGAGCGTGCGATCCATAGGGCTCGCACGTCGGGCAAAGACGGAATTTTCCATGTTGAACGCTTCCTTGCGTGATGAGTATTCGGTTAGCCGACGCAGAGCGTCAGAGAATGTTCGCGTAGTCGGCTTCGATGCGATCCAGGCTCAGGTGATTCAAGAAGTTGGAGAAGCACATCCAGGCTGATAGTGCGTTGAGATCCTGAAACTGCTGCGGCAGGTACTTGGGCGGTACCACCATGCCCTCGTCCACCAGTTGGCGCAGTGTGCGCATGTCCTCCAGCGTGGTTTTACCGCAGAACAGCAGCGGGATTTGCTCGAGCCGGCCTTTGCGCACGGCTAGCTGGATGTAGTTGTAGATCATGATGAAGCCCTTCAGGTAGGACAGGTCCTTGGTGAAGGGCAAACCATCGGGGGTCGAGCCGCGGAACACCCGGCTGGCATTGCTGTAGCAATCGTCGTCGCCATAGCCCTGTTCGCGGAAGAAGGCGAACACGTCGAGGAAATCCGCGCCCTCCTCGGCCATGTGGATGGCGCGGGTGCGGTTGGTCAGCTTGCGCAGGCGCGTCGGGTAGGAGGCGAAGGCGATGACTTCCATCAGGATGGCCAGGCCCTCCTGGGTCACCGTCGAGGACGGTGGCCCCTTGGCGAGGAAGGTGCAGATCGGCTGGTTCTGCCCGTTGAGCGTGGTGCCGACATGCACCAGTCCTTCGTGAACCTCCAGCGCGCGCACGTCACGCTCGTTGAACAGCGCGTCGCTGCGGATCTTGATGTAGTCGGCGCCCGCTGCCGCATCGGCGAGGATGCCGTCGGATTCGAAAACACGGATCACGCCCTCGCCTTCGCCGAACACCACATCCAGCCGCTTCTGCAGCAGCTCGACGGCCTGCGGCGCGGTGAGATTCTTCGGCTCGTCACGCAGGTCGCCACGGTCGGCGATGTTGTTCAGATAGTCGGACAGCATCAGGCCGAGATCGGCCAGGGTTGGGTCGCCGGCGTGGAAGGCATCGGACGCCGCGCCGTAGAGCTCCTGGGAGATCATGCCGAAGTCCGGCGTGCCACGCGCCTCGAGCATGCGGATGACCATGCGGTATTCCTTGCACATGCGCCGCATGATCTGCCCGACCGGGTTGAACTGGCCGAGCTGACGGGTGATGTCACGCTCGATGTCCTGGAATTCCTGCTTCTTGGCGCTGGAATCGAAGGCCAGTGGCCGGCCCTCGTAGTAGCCGCGATCGATCTTCGGCAGCTCGCGGCCCTTGGCGGCGAAAAACCCCTGGCGGGTATTCTCGTCCCACTTCACCGCGTCCAGTACGCGCACTGGCGTCTGCGCCTCGACGATGCGGTCGGACAGCCCGCGCACGATGGTCTGATACTCGTCCAGGTTGTTACGGCTGTTCATCAGTCCCTCTTCACGGATGACCCGTACC
Encoded here:
- a CDS encoding Bax inhibitor-1 family protein; the protein is MENSVFARRASPMDRTLSPAAYNLVIGLTLCWGFWVNWWMVGNIPVEAIRSIHPWLFFGGYFASCLTGAWLFHRSNQPWVSFLGYNLVVVPFGLIVNLVVSRYDASLVHEAIRITALVTLGMMLLGTLFPKFFASIAGALTVALLLVIVVELVEVFILGIHHGVIDWIVVLIFCGYVGVDWGRANQIPKTLDNAIDSAAALYMDIINLFLRILRTLGRK
- the adk gene encoding adenylate kinase, whose product is MRVILLGAPGAGKGTQAGFITKKFGIPQISTGDMLRAAVKAGTELGLKAKSVMDAGGLVSDDLIINLVKERIAQPDCANGFLFDGFPRTIPQAEALKEAGVRIDNVIEIAVDDEEIVGRIAGRRVHPASGRVYHTEHNPPKVAGKDDESGEELIQREDDKEETVRHRLSVYHAQTKPLVDFYQSLAAAEGTPKYSCIEGVGSVDEITAKVFAALS
- a CDS encoding DUF4398 domain-containing protein; amino-acid sequence: MNKAVANHASRFQLPKLAAIALGGLLLTACAGNPPTEQFAVTESAVRSAVSAGGTEFAAVEMRAAQEKWKEAEMAMQKEDYERARKLAEQAEWDARVAQRKAEAAKAQKAVDDAQQGIRELREEGMRSVR
- a CDS encoding TIGR00266 family protein — translated: MASHELEYEILGQSAQSVEIILDPGETVIAEAGAMNYMTDGVRFEARMGDGSASGVLGKLLGMGKRMITGESLFLTHFTNQGKSKARVAFAAPYPGTVVPVDLAALGGQLICQKDAFLCAAYGTRIGISFSKRIGAGFFGGEGFILQRLDGDGLAFVHAGGTVIRKELNNETLRLDTGCLVAFTPGIDYDIQLAGGLRSMLFGGEGLLLTTLKGTGSVWIQSLPFSRLAERVYEATYQARGETRAGGK
- a CDS encoding OmpA family protein, encoding MHKLVTLPTMLALSIGLVACATQPNENLEEARSSFSALQSDARASKVAALETQDASNMLDKANKAYLDDADKETVDQLAYLTKRRIELAEQTIALRAAEQDLGKASAQRAEARLEARDAQIRKLQEDMQAKQTERGTLVTFGDVLFDYDRAELKPGGMRSVQKLAEFLIDNPERKVIVEGYTDSTGSAEYNQRLSERRADSVRMALVKMGVDAQRIVSQGYGKEYPVASNSDSSGRAMNRRVEVTISDDNKPVAPRSSMR
- a CDS encoding flavohemoglobin expression-modulating QEGLA motif protein, whose protein sequence is MNSRNNLDEYQTIVRGLSDRIVEAQTPVRVLDAVKWDENTRQGFFAAKGRELPKIDRGYYEGRPLAFDSSAKKQEFQDIERDITRQLGQFNPVGQIMRRMCKEYRMVIRMLEARGTPDFGMISQELYGAASDAFHAGDPTLADLGLMLSDYLNNIADRGDLRDEPKNLTAPQAVELLQKRLDVVFGEGEGVIRVFESDGILADAAAGADYIKIRSDALFNERDVRALEVHEGLVHVGTTLNGQNQPICTFLAKGPPSSTVTQEGLAILMEVIAFASYPTRLRKLTNRTRAIHMAEEGADFLDVFAFFREQGYGDDDCYSNASRVFRGSTPDGLPFTKDLSYLKGFIMIYNYIQLAVRKGRLEQIPLLFCGKTTLEDMRTLRQLVDEGMVVPPKYLPQQFQDLNALSAWMCFSNFLNHLSLDRIEADYANIL
- the ppc gene encoding phosphoenolpyruvate carboxylase, yielding MAKIIDARLRDNVHLLGELLGNTIRAQHGDQFFDKIERIRKGAKAARRGSAEGAQLLAETLDSLDENELLPMTRAFNQFLNLANIAEQYHQVRRRSADDPAPFEIGVFPDLLERLKAAGHDDEFLARQVSRLDIELVLTAHPTEVSRRTLIQKYDAIAEQLAARDHTDLSAAEQAGIELQLQRVIAEVWHTEEIRRNRPTPVEEAKWGFAAIENSLWKAVPNVLRQTDATLRRLTGLHLPLEAAPIRFASWMGGDRDGNPNVTAMVSREVLLTARWVAADLYLREIEGLITALSMSEACEELLRQTGDSAEPYRVLLKPLRQRLRATREWARAAIEHGQPAPAEVLQDCVELRRPLELCYRSLHACGMGVIADGALLDCLRRLAVFGLFLVRLDIRQDAARHAAALAEITDYLGLGDYQQWDEQRRLDWLQHELGNRRPLLPAHYHPSADTAEVLATCAVIAEAPASSLGSYVISMAHAASDVLAVQLLLKEAGLQRPMRVVPLFETLDDLNNAAPIIDRLLALPGYRQRLHGPQEVMIGYSDSAKDAGTTAAAWAQYRAQEQLVEVCREHDVELLLFHGRGGTVGRGGGPAHAAILSQPPGSVAGRFRTTEQGEMIRFKFGLPDIAEHNLNLYLAAVLEATLLPPPMPEPGWRETMERLAAEGVAAYRGVVREHPLFVDYFRQATPELELGRLPLGSRPSKRREGGVESLRAIPWIFAWTQTRLMLPAWLGWEQALHGALERGEGERLAEMRARWPFFSTRIDMLEMVLAKADADIARRYDERLVQPELLSLGGDLRDRLSQVVGAVLSVTGQVDLLDHSPKTQEAFSLRNTYLDPLHLLQIELLARSRQCQSPAESPLEQALLVSVAGIAAGLRNTG
- the tsaB gene encoding tRNA (adenosine(37)-N6)-threonylcarbamoyltransferase complex dimerization subunit type 1 TsaB; the protein is MTTLLALDTATEACSVALLHDGRVLSHYEVIPRLHAQRLLPMVQTLLGEAGVALSAVDAIAFGRGPGAFTGVRIAIGVVQGLAFALQRPVLPVSTLATIAQRTWREHGAAQVATAIDARMDEVYWGCYREQAGEMQLVGCEAVLPPEQAVLPRDAGDDWFGAGTGWGYAERITAAVRGHDAGMLPHAEDLLQLATFAWQRGEALEADQAQPVYLRDNVATPKGIK